The sequence below is a genomic window from Chloroflexota bacterium.
CCGACGGCACGACCGAAGACCTCGGCGGCAAGTTCTCGCGCCGCCTCGACGCCGGCGATGTGTTGACGATTGAAACCCCCGGCGGCGGCGGGTACGGGGCGCCGCTAACCTAACCACCCGGTCGCAGAGCCGAAATCAAATGGCACGATCTTGTTAGCCCGATGAATCACTCACCGACGGAGATCCAATTCATGGTCAACCACTTCCAGCCAGGCGCCGCGTTCGCGCACCAGATGGACGACAGCGATCCGCTCAAATCGTTCCGGGACGAGTTTGTCATCAGCGACCCCGACCTGATCTACCTGGACGGCAACTCGCTCGGCCGAATGCCGAAAGCCACCGCTGAGCGTATACGCACCGTCGTCGATCAGGAATGGGGCGACGGCCTCATTCGTGGCTGGAACGCCGGCTGGTGGAGCGCGCCGGCGCGCATCGGCGCCAAGATCGCGCAGATCGTCGGCGCGAAACCGCACGAGATCATCGTCTGCGACTCGACCTCGGTCGATCTCTTCAAGCTGGCCATCTCGGCGCTGCGCGCGCAGGAAGGCCGCACCCGTGTCGTCAGCGACGTGTTCAACTTCCCGTCTGACCTGTATATCCTGCAGGGCGCGATCGACCTGCTCGGCAACAAGCATACGCTCTCGCTGGTCGGCACGCGCGACACGATTACGCCCGATCTCGGCGAACTCGCCGATCTGCTCGACAGCCAGACCGCGCTCGTCGAGCTCTCGCACGTCGTCTTCAAGTCCGGCTACCTGTATGACATGAAGGCGGTCACCGAGCAGATCCACGCGGCCGGCGCGCTCGTCATCTGGGACCTGTGCCACTCGGTCGGCGCGGTGCCGGTGGAATTGAACGCCTGCCACGCCGATCTGGCGATCGGCTGCACCTACAAATATCTGAACGCCGGGCCCGGCGCGAACGCCTTCCTGTACGTGCGCGAAGACCTTCAAGAAAAGTTGCGCTCGCCGATCTGGGGCTGGCTGGGCCAGCGCGATCCGTTCGCCTTCGATCTGCAGTACAAATCGGCCGACGGCATGGCACGCTTCCTGGCCGGCTCAGTCAACGTGCTCTCGACATCAGCGGTGGAGCCAGCCGTGGACATGATCGAGCGGGCCGGCATGGCGCGCATCCGCGTCAAGTCGATCATGCTGACGGAGTACATGACCTACCTGTACGACCAGCACCTCGCCGCGCGCGGGTTCACGTTCGGATCGCCGCGCGAGGCGAGCCGGCGCGGATCGCACATCTCGATTCGCCACCCGGAAGCGTATCGCATCTGCCGCGCGATGACCGACGTGCTGAACGTCATACCCGATTTCCGCGCGCCGGACAATATCCGTATCGGCCTGGTGCCGCTCTACACGACTTTCGGCGATATCCACGAGGCGGTCATGCGCATCTGCCGCATCATGGACGAGCGGATCTATGAGCGCTTCGGCGCCGAGCGCGCCGCGGTGACCTAGACACTGCCGAAGGCCGTCTCGAAACGGCCAATATGACACCGACACAATCGTCGTAGCGCCCGCCGAGATTTCGGGCGCGCCAGTGAATGTGCTATACTCCTTTGTGCTTGCCCCCGTAGCTCAGTGGATAGAGCAGCGGCCTCCGGAGCCGTGTGCGGGCGTTCGAGTCGCCCCGGGGGCACAGTTGTCTTCTCCGCCGGTTCCCTTCATTGCCTTGTTCGTGCTGGAGTGAGGTTCTGTGCCTTCTTGCATGCATAGCGTGCGATTTGCACTTGCGCCGCGCTTGTTCTCGCGCTAAACTCTCTCTTCGGGGTGTGCCGCCAGGCAGCCCCGACCGCCATGAAAACCTCTCTTCGCGCCGACCCGCTCATTCTGCCGGTCTACGCACCCTCACTTCTGCTGTCGTTCGCGCGCGGATTGCTGGTCCCAGTGCTTCCGCTTTACGCGCGCGCCTTCGAGAACAACTACGAGCTCGTCGGCATCGCGCTGGCGGCGCAGAGCCTCGGCATGCTGGCCGGCGACGTGCCGTCCGGCGTCGTCATGGCCCGGCTCGGTCGCCGCCGCGCGATGATTCTCGCGGTGATCGTGATCGCATCCATGGGGTTCGCCACCGCCGCGGCGCAATCGCTCTGGCAACTGGTCATCTTCGGGGTGCTCGGCGGCCTTGGCGACGCGCTGTGGAACGTCTCGCGCCACGCGTACATCAGTGAGGCGGCGGCGGTGGATCGCCGCGGCCGCGCCATCGCGGTGTACGGCGGCATCATGCGCTCCGGTCGGTTCGTCGGTCCCGCGATTGGCGGCGTGGTCGCGGCCGTGTTCGGACTGCGCGCGCCGTTTGTGCTGTGCGCCGTGCTGTGCGCATTGACCGGCATCTTCCCCCTGCTGTTCGTCAGCGCGTCGCGGTCGGCGGCGGTCACGCGCGGCGGCATCGGCGGGCACGCGCGACACGTGCGCGGCCTGCTCACCGGGCACGCCGGCGTGTGGGCGACGGCGGGCACCGGCCAGTTGCTTGCTCAGATGGTGCGCTCCGGCCGCGATGTAATCGTCACGCTGTACGCTGCCGACATCCTCGGCCTGAGCGTCGACCGGATCGGTCTGATCGCCAGCATGGGCTCGCTCTTCGACGTGCTGATGTTCATCCCGGCCGGCATCATCATGGACCGCTGGGGTCGCAAGTGGGCTTACGTGCCCAGCATTGGCATCCTGGCGCTCGGCATCGCGCTCGTTCCGTTTACCGTCGATTTCGTCACGCTGATGATTGTCAATATCATCATCGGTTTTGGTAACGGAATCGGCTCCGGCACCATGATGACGCTTGGCGCCGATCTGGCCCCGCGCCAGTCGGTCGGGGAGTTTCTCGGCATCTGGAACCTGATCGGCGACGTGGGGGGGAGCGCCGGCCCGCTCGCCATCGGCGCGGTGGCCGGCTCGCTGAGCCTGGTGCCGGCCATCTTCGTGATCGCCGGCGTCGGCGCCGCTGGGTCGGTCATCCTCGGCTGGCTGGTGCCGGAGACCTTGCGCGTGCGGCGCGCCCTAACATGACTTTCGACAAGGCCGGCGCTGGCCGGCTGCCATTCAACCATTCACGGGAGGGACTGATGAATCAATCGCCGGTCGCCGGTCTGCGGGTTGTCTCGTTCAACGTGCTGCCCCCGATGTACAATATCGTGTCGCGCTGGGCCGAGATGTCCGGCGCCAAACTCGTGCTCGTCGTTACCACTCCCGGGCCCGCATCACGACCGATGCCGTCGTTCCGCGAGGTGGCCGCGTTGGCCGGCAACGATAAGCGCGAGGTGCTCGTCACAACCCGCCTGCGGACCGTGGCGACGCCGCTCATCCGCGAATTGCAGCCCGACATTATTCTCTCAGCCTCGTTCCCGTATCTGCTGCCGCCGGAAGTCCTGTCGCTGGCGAAAATCGCGGCGGTCAACATGCACCCGACGCCGCTCCCCCACTACCGCGGGCCGAACCCGATGCGGCTGTTCTACGACGGTTTCCCGACCATCGGCGCAACCCTGCACTACACCGCTGCCGAGTTCGATACCGGCGCGATTCTCGCCCAACACACCGCGCCCGCGCCGCAGCCGCTGACGCAGGAGGCGATCCTCTCCATCTGGCCCGGGCTGATGATGAAATGCTTGATGGAGGGCGTCGCCAAGGCCGCGATGCGCGCGCCGGGCATGCCGCAGGACGACAGCAAGGCATCCTATGCAGCGCAATTCACCGAGGAAGACAAGTGGATGAACTGGTCGGAGTCTGGTGCGGTGCTTCAGCGCAAGGTTACGGCACTGAACTTGACCGGGCAGCCGTCGGCGAAAGCCAATATCAACGGCCAGCCGCACAGCCTGCTGAAGATTGAACCGCTGGCCGGCGATAGCCGGATCGCCGCGCCCGGCACCGTCATCGAGAGCGGTGCCGAGTCACTCGTCGTGGCCGTCGGTGATGGCGTCGCGCGCGTGTTCGCGAAGCCGCTGGCCAGCGCGTAGCACGGACGGAGCAACGTATGATCAAGATAGGAGATCGCATACCGGCGTTCAGCCTGCTGACGGATGACGGTCGGGTCGTGTCGCGCGAGTCGCTGCGCGGCCAGCGCGTCGTGCTCTACTTCTATCCAAAAGACGACACGCCGGGCTGCACCGTCGAGGCGTGCACGTTTCGCGACAACCTGCCCGCATTCGATGCGCTGGGCGTGCCAGTTTACGGCATCAGTCCCGACGACGCGCGCGCCCATGGGCGTTTCAAGGGCAAGCACGGGTTGAACTTCACACTGCTATCCGATCCCGACCGGCAGTTGATCGAGGGCGCCGGCCTATGGGTCGAGAAGAGCATGTACGGCCGCCAGTACATGGGCGTCCAGCGCAGCACGCTGGTTGTCGCGCCCGACGGGCGCGTCGAACACGTCTGGGAGAAGGTGAAGCCGGAGGCGCATGCAGCCGAGGTGCTGGCGCACCTGCAGGGCGGCGAGCCCGCGCCCGCCGCGCCGAAACCGGCAGCACGCAAGAAGCCGGTCGCCGGCGAGACTCCGAAATCCAAAAAGCCCGCCGCGCGCAAGCCGGTGAGCAAGACGCCAAAGACCAAACAGTAGAAAACCAAGGCCCCGCAACACGACATGGTTGCGGGGTCTTGCTCTTGACGTTGCGGTCGCGCGCCGCCTCAGCCTTTGAACTCCTCGCGCAGCATGCCGAACACGAACGTGTCGCGCAACTGGCCGTTCGTCTCCCGACCATTATGGCGCAGGGTGGCTTCCAGTGTATATCCGGCGCGGCGCGCGACCGCCGCGCTGCGCACGTTGGCTGTCGAGCAACGAATCTCCATGCGTTCGGCGGCCAGCACCTCGAACGCGAAGCGGGTCACGCCGCGCACTGCCTCCGTCACGTAGCCCTGCCCCTCCAGACTCTGGCGCACCCAGTAGCCGGTCTCGAAGCACGGCACGCTCCAGTCGATTCGGTGCAGCCCGGTGCCGCCGACGAACGCACCGCTATCTCGCCGCCATACAAACAGCAGCAGATCCTCGCGCGTAATCCAGTTCGCGCGCGCGCGGCGCACGACCTCTTCTTCGATCTCGATTGTCGGCGTAGCCATCGCCCACGGCATCCACGGCCGCAGATTGTCGAGGCTCTCCATAACGGCGTCGTACAGCGCCGCGCCGTCGCCCACCTGCGGTGGGCGGATGATCAGACGTTCCGTTTCGATCGTGTCCGGGAAGTCTCGGAGAATCGGTTTCACTATATGCATAGCGTTGGTTCTTAATGATGGTGCGATGGCGTGGAGGGCTGTGCCTCGTGCCACAGCTCTCCTGCGAGACGACGCCTATCGTCTGATGATGGGCAGCGCCTGCATCCAGCCCGGTATGACGCCGCACCAGAATCCGATGCATACCGTACGCGCGGGTGTCTGCGTTGTGCCTACGACCGGCTGCCCGATGGACACGTCGACCGTGGTGGCGCCCGCCACACTGTGCTGGCCGCCGGAGTCATTGACGTACCAGTCGACGCTGGGCCCGCCGCCGCCAGCCTGCGCGATGCCTGTTACGAGCACGCCGAGCAGGATGCCCACGCAAAAAAGTATTGTGAGTCGTCGCATGCCTACCTCCTTAGTGCAGGATAACAAAGACCGGCATCAATCCTGTCTTCGGATCTACCGGCCCGGCGGCCTTGCCGATCAGCGCCGGCGTCATGCCCGACACTTCAGCAGCGCGCGCGACCGTGCCACCGGATGAGACCGCCAGCCAGTCGCCGATGGCCGGAGCACTGGTCGCCGCTCCCACATTGACCATCGCCAGACCACTCGTCACCACACTGACGTAACCGCCGTTGGCCGCTGGGCTGTTCGTCAACTGCAAGTCAAACGACGGCGCACCAGCTACGACTTCTTTCTGCTCGCCACGCAGCGTCTGCCCGACGACGCCAACAACCGCCGAGGCCGTCGTCGTGTCCACCTTACGTACCGAGAGCACCATCTGGTTTGTGCCAGGCACAGTCGACACGCCCGCGATCGCGACCACATCGCCCGGCGCCAGCGACTCCGCCCCGCCATTCACCGCAATCGTGCTGGCGCCCGCCATACTAAAGATACCGCCTGCCGAATAGATTCCACCCGTACCGGGGAAATAGGCATCATAATATCCGGCGAAACTCTGGGCATACAAGCCGCGATAGTTTTCACCGACAAAGATGCCCCCATAACCGTCATACGAGGAACTGCCGCTGCCGCGCCCCGTTACACCGGCTCGCCCCTCGAACACACCGCCATAAGCCGGCCACGTCGCTCCAGTGCTCTTGCCATACACGCCGGCTCCATTGGCGCTCTTGCCGTACACCCCCGGCGCGTACATGTTCGTGTAATACGATCCGGCGTTAGACTGGCCGAAGACGCCAACGCCGCTTGCGCTGTAGAAGTAGCCACCATAGCCGCGCGCATTGGTGATGCCGGTTGACGAGCCGTACACGCCCATGCCATAGGCCGTCGTGCCGTAGACACCCGTGCCATCGGGCACATTGCCCATCACGCCCGAACCGGTCGACGCCACGGCGTAGATTGCGCTACCGCTCGGGTAGTAACCGGCCACGATCACACTCAGGGCCGACCCGTCAAAGCTCAAGGGGTCGCCATAGATCTGCGCGCCGGGTTTGAGGCTGTACGCGTACGGCACCGGGCGCACCTCGTCGCAGTTAATGACAAATGCGCCAACCGTCAGGCGCACATAGAGCGCCTGGCCGTAGGCCGATGTCGATGGCAGGTCAATGGCCACGCTGAACAGGCCGTTGTTCACAGACACTGACGAGATAACCTGATTGTAGATGGAGACTCCAGAGCAGGTGTTATTCGTGAAGAAATCGAATGTGAGGTTGCGATTGCCCGTAACGGGCGCGCCATTCTCCTTGAGCACGCCCTGGTAGTTGATCCGGCCCGGCACCGGGGTTGGCGGGCCGCCCCCTCCGGCCGGTTGCTTATCGCCCACAGGCCCCTGGGCGAGCGCCGTGTTGACCGCCCACACCAGGACCAGCAAGAGTGCGGTGGCGACAATGGATGGCAGGCTGCTGCGAATTCCGTGCTTGGTCATCTTCGTCTCCTCGTGCGAATCCAGCAATAAGCTGCGGCTGCCGGCGCGCATTCAACGCTGTGCGCACGGCAGTTGCGAAAGATATGACCCTCCCCAACGAGCCGCCAATTGATACGCCTGCTGCGCGCGCGGTTCATCACCCGCGTGGCGGTACAGTGCGCCCAGGTAACAGTATGCGACGTAGTCGGTCGCATCCAAATCGACCGCCCGCGCAAATGCCTGCATCGCGATCGGTAGTTGGCCCTGGCGCGCGAGAACAATGCCTATCTGTGTATGCACGCCCGCGATGGTCGGCGCCAGCATTGCCGCGCGGCTCAAGATGGCCGCCGCCATGCCATCGCGCTCCGGGCTGCCGTTCGACCAGATGGCAACCAGCGAGCCCCGTTGGATGATATTACGCACATCGCCGGGATTTTGTTGCCCGGCTGCGTCCAGTTCGGCGTCGGCCTCGGCCACCCGGCCGGCTTCGAGCAGCGCGGCCGCGTGGCCCATGCGATATTCCGGTTCAAGCGGCCACAGCGACACCGCGTTCGCTGCAAACGCCAGCCGCGCGTCGATGGGCGCGCCGCGCTGATGCGACTGCCAGTAAGCGGCATCGGCCAGTACGGGACGAACACAGACGCTCCAGATCAGCCAAAGCCCCAGTGCGGCCGACAGTCCCATCCACAACG
It includes:
- the kynU gene encoding kynureninase gives rise to the protein MVNHFQPGAAFAHQMDDSDPLKSFRDEFVISDPDLIYLDGNSLGRMPKATAERIRTVVDQEWGDGLIRGWNAGWWSAPARIGAKIAQIVGAKPHEIIVCDSTSVDLFKLAISALRAQEGRTRVVSDVFNFPSDLYILQGAIDLLGNKHTLSLVGTRDTITPDLGELADLLDSQTALVELSHVVFKSGYLYDMKAVTEQIHAAGALVIWDLCHSVGAVPVELNACHADLAIGCTYKYLNAGPGANAFLYVREDLQEKLRSPIWGWLGQRDPFAFDLQYKSADGMARFLAGSVNVLSTSAVEPAVDMIERAGMARIRVKSIMLTEYMTYLYDQHLAARGFTFGSPREASRRGSHISIRHPEAYRICRAMTDVLNVIPDFRAPDNIRIGLVPLYTTFGDIHEAVMRICRIMDERIYERFGAERAAVT
- a CDS encoding GNAT family N-acetyltransferase, which gives rise to MHIVKPILRDFPDTIETERLIIRPPQVGDGAALYDAVMESLDNLRPWMPWAMATPTIEIEEEVVRRARANWITREDLLLFVWRRDSGAFVGGTGLHRIDWSVPCFETGYWVRQSLEGQGYVTEAVRGVTRFAFEVLAAERMEIRCSTANVRSAAVARRAGYTLEATLRHNGRETNGQLRDTFVFGMLREEFKG
- the bcp gene encoding thioredoxin-dependent thiol peroxidase, which encodes MIKIGDRIPAFSLLTDDGRVVSRESLRGQRVVLYFYPKDDTPGCTVEACTFRDNLPAFDALGVPVYGISPDDARAHGRFKGKHGLNFTLLSDPDRQLIEGAGLWVEKSMYGRQYMGVQRSTLVVAPDGRVEHVWEKVKPEAHAAEVLAHLQGGEPAPAAPKPAARKKPVAGETPKSKKPAARKPVSKTPKTKQ
- a CDS encoding MFS transporter — translated: MKTSLRADPLILPVYAPSLLLSFARGLLVPVLPLYARAFENNYELVGIALAAQSLGMLAGDVPSGVVMARLGRRRAMILAVIVIASMGFATAAAQSLWQLVIFGVLGGLGDALWNVSRHAYISEAAAVDRRGRAIAVYGGIMRSGRFVGPAIGGVVAAVFGLRAPFVLCAVLCALTGIFPLLFVSASRSAAVTRGGIGGHARHVRGLLTGHAGVWATAGTGQLLAQMVRSGRDVIVTLYAADILGLSVDRIGLIASMGSLFDVLMFIPAGIIMDRWGRKWAYVPSIGILALGIALVPFTVDFVTLMIVNIIIGFGNGIGSGTMMTLGADLAPRQSVGEFLGIWNLIGDVGGSAGPLAIGAVAGSLSLVPAIFVIAGVGAAGSVILGWLVPETLRVRRALT